One genomic region from Pseudoduganella dura encodes:
- a CDS encoding ethanolamine ammonia-lyase subunit EutB, with protein sequence MPEYSHTVGARTYAFAGLRELMARATPARSGDHLAGVAAGSAEERVAAQMALAALPLATFLNEAVVPYETDEVTRLIVDGHDAAAFGPIRHLTVGDFRDWLLSDEADTAALARAAPGITPEMAAAVSKIMRIQDLVLVARKCRPVTRFRNTIGLPGTLSTRLQPNHPTDDASGIAASLFDGLLYGSGDAVIGINPATDNVPQVIHIVSMLDEIIARYDIPTQSCVLTHVTNTIAAIERGAPVDLVFQSIAGTQAANASFGIDLAILGEARAAALSLGRGTVGDNVMYFETGQGSALSANANHGLDQQTCEARAYAVARAFKPLLVNTVVGFMGPEYLYDGKQITRAGLEDHFCGKLLGLPMGCDVCYTNHAEADQDDMDVLLTMLGAAGCTFVMGIPGSDDIMLNYQTTSFHDALYARRVLGLRPAPEFERWLRDMGIFAGNGEVRLGRTLPAPFQRALLQLS encoded by the coding sequence ATGCCTGAATATTCCCATACCGTCGGCGCCAGGACCTACGCCTTCGCCGGCCTGCGCGAGCTGATGGCCAGGGCCACGCCGGCCCGCTCGGGCGACCACCTGGCCGGCGTGGCGGCCGGCAGCGCCGAGGAGCGCGTGGCGGCCCAGATGGCCCTGGCCGCCCTGCCCCTCGCCACGTTCCTGAACGAGGCCGTGGTGCCCTACGAAACGGACGAGGTCACGCGCCTGATCGTCGACGGGCACGACGCCGCCGCCTTCGGGCCCATCCGTCACCTGACGGTGGGCGACTTCCGCGACTGGCTATTGAGCGACGAGGCCGATACGGCGGCGCTGGCGCGGGCCGCACCGGGCATCACGCCGGAAATGGCCGCCGCCGTCTCGAAGATCATGCGCATCCAGGACCTGGTGCTGGTGGCGCGCAAGTGCCGGCCGGTGACCCGGTTCCGCAACACGATCGGCCTGCCGGGCACGCTGTCGACGCGCCTGCAGCCGAACCATCCGACGGACGACGCGTCGGGCATCGCCGCCAGCCTGTTCGACGGCCTGCTGTACGGCAGCGGCGATGCCGTCATCGGCATCAATCCGGCCACCGACAACGTGCCCCAGGTGATCCACATCGTCAGCATGCTCGACGAAATCATCGCCCGCTACGACATTCCCACCCAGTCGTGCGTGCTGACCCACGTGACGAACACGATCGCCGCCATCGAACGGGGCGCGCCGGTCGACCTGGTGTTCCAGTCGATCGCGGGCACGCAGGCCGCCAACGCCAGCTTCGGCATCGACCTGGCGATCCTCGGCGAAGCCCGCGCCGCCGCCCTGTCGCTCGGGCGCGGCACCGTGGGCGACAACGTGATGTACTTCGAGACGGGCCAGGGCAGCGCCCTGTCGGCCAACGCAAACCACGGGCTCGACCAGCAGACGTGCGAAGCGCGCGCCTACGCCGTGGCCCGCGCATTCAAGCCGCTGCTGGTCAATACGGTGGTCGGCTTCATGGGCCCGGAGTACCTGTACGACGGCAAGCAGATCACGCGCGCCGGCCTGGAAGACCACTTCTGCGGCAAGCTGCTGGGTTTGCCGATGGGCTGCGACGTCTGCTACACGAATCATGCCGAGGCCGACCAGGACGACATGGACGTGCTGCTGACGATGCTCGGCGCCGCCGGCTGCACGTTCGTGATGGGCATTCCCGGGTCGGACGACATCATGCTGAACTACCAGACCACGTCGTTCCACGATGCGCTCTATGCGCGCCGCGTGCTCGGGCTGCGTCCGGCGCCGGAGTTCGAGCGCTGGCTGCGCGACATGGGCATCTTCGCGGGCAACGGCGAAGTGCGCCTGGGCCGCACGCTGCCGGCGCCGTTCCAGCGTGCCCTGCTGCAGCTATCGTGA
- the recB gene encoding exodeoxyribonuclease V subunit beta → MSRLLEPMTFPLHGTRLIEASAGTGKTWTIAALYLRLVLGHGGDDAYARPLLPADILVMTFTRAATRELSNRIRERLVEAAACFRGQVESCDPYLEGLLEAYPDDTGRQQAAHRLMLAAETMDEAAIFTIDAWCQRMLREHAFDSGSLFDEELITDEAALFEDAAHDYWRQQVYPLRDPALGALLECWPDVERLKRSLRELVRRADETWNSREPLGVLIARSLRERQQLAALKEGWSGRLERMELWLERQKAAKQLDGKLMKSNWLAGWFGSLKAWALDPEMVDPGMSASGWKRLVPSGIEEAYKGSGIPDDFEALAQLKEALDACEPLAHRLYRHAAGVIAARMAELKARDRQFGFADMLVRLQHALEGENGPALRQRITEQYPVAMVDEFQDTAPSQYRIFDLLYRVADNDPALGLFLIGDPKQSIYGFRGADIHSYLAARSATEGRHYQLGTNYRSTRDVVDAVNRIFLHAENAAGGSGFAQGAFRFRRGAENPLPFDAVDARGRGERLVGVDGQLQALTVSCSEVPDLKADGYRDFFAQHCAEHIVGLLNDPKTGFDGPERFHRLKPADIAILVRDRKEAAAIRRALQQRRVPSVYLSDKDSVLESDEAKDVLRWLAALANPLDGALARAALATRTANIPLAELARLSMDELAWESRVEQLKNLHAIWQRQGVLAMLRRFIHELGLPAALLAPGNVGGERSLTNLLHLAELLQTASRQLDGEQALIRWMAEQVEGEGAMGDEQVLRLESDAELVKVVTVHKSKGLEYPLVYLPFAVTARKVDRRNRSFFEYTDGGGTRRIDMALSEEAQAAVEAARIEEDLRLLYVALTRARHFLWLGVAALPARKEGTNVLHESALGYLLTGGAQLPAETLQERWREVAGDCGAIGIAPLRHPERVTRLDRVEERAALVDPRPYGAQFERNWSVGSFTSLARGTLAAPRHAQEETLLEGEGADVTPGRVDDAPWHRFPRGSVPGNFLHDQLEWLAQEGFGCMDDAACEQRMARRIERAGWGHRSADTIAWLRAAVTTALPPLGASLCDIGTLMPEMEFWFPSEHLATGALDALCRRHLLGGISRPALPQRALHGMLKGFSDLVFEHEGRYWVLDYKSNMLGGTDAAYHAKALAQGMAEHRYDVQGAIYLLALHRLLASRLGDAYDPAEQLGGAVFFFLRGIGNAATHGCHLLKPDPQLLDELDELLRRGAAETLGTDDD, encoded by the coding sequence ATGAGCCGCCTGCTCGAACCGATGACGTTCCCGCTGCACGGCACCCGGCTGATCGAGGCCAGCGCCGGCACGGGCAAGACGTGGACGATCGCCGCGCTGTACCTGCGCCTCGTCCTGGGCCATGGCGGCGACGACGCCTATGCGCGCCCGCTGCTGCCGGCCGACATCCTGGTAATGACGTTCACCCGGGCGGCCACGCGCGAGCTGTCGAACCGCATCCGCGAACGGCTGGTCGAGGCGGCCGCCTGCTTCCGCGGCCAGGTCGAGAGCTGCGACCCGTACCTGGAGGGCCTGCTGGAAGCGTATCCCGACGACACGGGGCGCCAGCAGGCCGCGCACCGGCTGATGCTGGCCGCAGAAACGATGGACGAAGCGGCGATCTTCACGATCGACGCCTGGTGCCAGCGCATGCTGCGCGAGCACGCGTTCGACAGCGGCAGCCTGTTCGACGAGGAATTGATCACCGACGAGGCGGCGCTGTTCGAGGATGCCGCGCACGATTACTGGCGCCAGCAGGTGTACCCGCTGCGCGACCCGGCCCTCGGCGCGCTGCTGGAATGCTGGCCCGACGTGGAGCGGCTCAAACGCAGCCTGCGCGAACTGGTCCGGCGGGCCGACGAGACTTGGAACTCGCGGGAACCGCTGGGCGTGCTGATCGCCCGTTCGCTGCGCGAACGGCAGCAGCTGGCCGCGCTGAAGGAAGGCTGGAGCGGACGGCTCGAACGGATGGAACTGTGGCTGGAGCGGCAGAAGGCCGCGAAGCAGCTCGACGGCAAGCTGATGAAGTCGAACTGGCTGGCCGGCTGGTTCGGCAGCCTGAAGGCATGGGCCCTCGACCCGGAGATGGTGGATCCCGGCATGTCGGCATCCGGCTGGAAGCGCCTGGTGCCATCGGGGATCGAGGAAGCGTACAAGGGCTCCGGCATTCCGGACGATTTCGAAGCGCTGGCGCAGCTGAAGGAAGCGCTGGACGCCTGCGAACCGCTGGCGCACCGCCTGTACCGCCATGCGGCCGGCGTCATCGCCGCCCGCATGGCCGAGCTGAAGGCGCGCGACCGGCAGTTCGGCTTTGCCGACATGCTGGTACGCCTGCAGCATGCGCTCGAAGGCGAGAACGGCCCGGCGCTGCGCCAGCGCATCACCGAACAGTATCCGGTGGCGATGGTGGACGAATTCCAGGATACCGCGCCGTCGCAGTACCGCATCTTCGATCTGCTGTACCGCGTGGCGGACAACGACCCGGCACTGGGGCTGTTCCTGATCGGCGACCCGAAGCAGTCGATCTACGGCTTCCGCGGCGCCGACATCCACAGCTATCTCGCCGCGCGAAGCGCCACCGAAGGCCGCCACTACCAGCTGGGCACCAACTACCGTTCCACGCGCGACGTGGTCGACGCCGTCAACCGCATCTTCCTGCACGCGGAAAACGCGGCCGGCGGCAGCGGCTTCGCGCAGGGCGCATTCCGCTTCCGCCGCGGCGCCGAGAACCCGCTGCCGTTCGATGCCGTCGACGCCAGGGGGCGCGGCGAACGGCTGGTCGGCGTCGACGGGCAGCTGCAGGCGCTCACCGTGTCGTGCAGCGAAGTGCCGGACCTGAAGGCGGACGGCTACCGCGACTTCTTCGCGCAGCACTGCGCCGAACACATCGTGGGGTTGCTGAACGATCCGAAGACCGGCTTCGACGGGCCGGAACGATTCCACCGGCTCAAGCCGGCCGATATCGCGATCCTGGTGCGCGACAGGAAAGAGGCCGCGGCCATACGGCGCGCGCTGCAGCAGCGGCGCGTGCCGAGCGTCTACCTGTCCGACAAGGATTCGGTGCTGGAAAGCGACGAGGCGAAGGATGTGCTGCGCTGGCTGGCGGCATTGGCCAATCCACTCGACGGCGCGCTGGCCCGCGCCGCGCTGGCCACCCGCACCGCCAACATTCCGCTGGCCGAGCTGGCGCGGTTGTCGATGGACGAGCTGGCGTGGGAAAGCCGTGTCGAGCAGCTGAAGAACCTGCACGCGATCTGGCAGCGGCAGGGCGTGCTGGCGATGCTGCGGCGCTTCATCCACGAACTGGGCCTTCCGGCCGCGCTGCTGGCGCCCGGAAACGTGGGCGGCGAGCGCAGCCTGACGAACCTGCTGCACCTGGCCGAGCTGCTGCAGACGGCCAGCCGCCAGCTCGACGGCGAACAGGCGCTGATCCGCTGGATGGCCGAGCAGGTCGAAGGCGAGGGGGCGATGGGCGACGAACAGGTGCTGCGGCTGGAATCGGACGCGGAACTGGTCAAGGTCGTCACCGTGCACAAGTCCAAGGGCCTGGAATACCCGCTGGTCTACCTGCCATTCGCGGTCACCGCCCGCAAGGTCGACAGGCGCAACCGCAGCTTCTTCGAGTACACCGACGGCGGGGGGACGCGCCGCATCGACATGGCGCTGTCCGAGGAGGCGCAGGCGGCCGTGGAGGCGGCCCGCATCGAGGAAGACCTGCGCCTGCTGTACGTGGCGCTCACGCGCGCCCGCCACTTCCTGTGGCTCGGCGTGGCCGCGCTGCCGGCCAGGAAGGAGGGCACCAACGTGCTGCACGAGTCGGCGCTCGGCTACCTGCTCACGGGCGGCGCGCAACTGCCCGCCGAAACGTTGCAGGAGCGCTGGCGGGAAGTGGCCGGCGACTGCGGCGCGATCGGCATTGCCCCGCTGCGCCATCCGGAGCGGGTAACGCGCCTCGACCGCGTCGAGGAACGCGCGGCGCTGGTGGACCCGCGGCCATACGGCGCGCAGTTCGAACGCAACTGGTCGGTCGGCAGTTTCACGTCGCTGGCGCGCGGCACGCTGGCCGCGCCGCGCCATGCGCAGGAAGAAACGCTGCTCGAAGGCGAGGGCGCGGACGTGACGCCCGGCCGCGTGGACGATGCGCCATGGCACCGCTTCCCGCGCGGCTCCGTGCCCGGCAACTTCCTGCACGACCAGCTGGAATGGCTGGCGCAGGAAGGCTTCGGCTGCATGGACGATGCCGCGTGCGAGCAGCGCATGGCGCGCCGCATCGAGCGGGCCGGCTGGGGCCACCGTTCGGCCGATACGATCGCCTGGCTGCGGGCGGCGGTGACGACGGCGCTGCCGCCGCTCGGCGCGTCGCTGTGCGACATCGGTACCTTGATGCCAGAAATGGAATTCTGGTTCCCCAGCGAGCACCTGGCGACCGGCGCGCTCGATGCGCTGTGCCGTCGGCACCTGCTGGGCGGCATTTCGCGGCCGGCGCTGCCGCAGCGGGCCCTGCACGGCATGCTGAAAGGCTTCTCGGACCTGGTGTTCGAGCATGAAGGGCGCTACTGGGTGCTGGACTACAAATCCAACATGCTGGGCGGCACCGATGCCGCCTACCATGCGAAGGCGCTGGCGCAGGGCATGGCGGAACACCGCTACGACGTGCAGGGGGCGATCTACCTGCTGGCGCTGCACCGGCTGCTGGCGAGCCGGCTGGGCGACGCGTACGACCCGGCGGAACAGCTGGGCGGCGCTGTGTTCTTCTTCCTGCGCGGAATCGGCAACGCCGCCACGCACGGCTGCCACCTGCTGAAACCGGACCCGCAACTGCTGGACGAACTCGATGAACTGCTGCGCAGGGGCGCCGCCGAAACCCTGGGAACCGATGATGACTGA
- the recD gene encoding exodeoxyribonuclease V subunit alpha, which yields MMTDHTALFETIGALTENGKLRRLAGAFARFVATLGNTPPPLLLASVLLSELEGRGHSCLVLADLAGDPSPQLGWLDGEWAALRAAAAREGAALPKNANGWRKALHDCEQVWSVGTFDFNQPLVLDGERLYLRRYWRDEATVAASVRSRAQAGTEAGASTAADTGAIRGWLDKLFHHPVRDGGPDWQKIACAAALRGRLAIITGGPGTGKTYTVARLLALLLAMAGDEAHGLRIALAAPTGKAAARLKQSIDSALDELAGRLGSALPLRELAARMGAARTLHSLLGARPDTRSFAYNAGNPLEVDVLIVDEASMVHLEMMAALLAALPPHARLILLGDKDQLASVEAGAVLGDLCAQAESGNYDGATCDYVLAAAGETIPAAFRERDGGPLAQRIVMLRQSRRFGGPIGQLAMAVNRGDSDAARDVLRGDSGGRLRWIEGARPGDVLALALQGRPGTGAGYRDYLERIQAGPGDDHEAWVRDVLKRFEQFRLLCAVRVGEWGVAGLNEAIEQKLDSARLIRRRGEWYVGRPVMVTRNDYATGVYNGDIGLTLPDPLRPGSLRVWFSDGEAVRSVLATRLRNVETAFAMTVHKSQGSEFTHTVMVLPPQANAVLARELVYTGITRAREFFTLVSPNAAVLAEAIGERTQRASGLREALGT from the coding sequence ATGATGACTGACCATACGGCGCTGTTCGAGACGATCGGCGCGCTGACCGAAAACGGCAAGCTGCGGCGGCTGGCGGGCGCGTTCGCCCGCTTCGTGGCCACGCTGGGCAACACGCCGCCGCCGCTGCTGCTGGCCAGCGTGCTGCTGTCCGAACTGGAAGGGCGGGGGCACAGCTGCCTGGTGCTCGCCGACCTGGCGGGCGATCCGTCGCCGCAGCTGGGCTGGCTCGATGGCGAGTGGGCGGCATTGCGCGCCGCCGCGGCCCGGGAAGGCGCCGCGTTGCCGAAGAACGCCAACGGCTGGCGCAAGGCCCTGCACGACTGCGAGCAGGTCTGGTCGGTGGGCACCTTCGACTTCAACCAGCCGCTGGTGCTCGACGGCGAACGCCTGTACCTGCGCCGCTACTGGCGCGACGAGGCGACAGTGGCCGCTTCGGTGCGCTCGCGCGCGCAGGCCGGCACCGAAGCCGGTGCGAGTACCGCTGCCGACACCGGCGCCATTCGCGGCTGGCTCGACAAATTGTTCCATCATCCGGTGCGCGACGGCGGGCCGGACTGGCAGAAGATCGCCTGCGCCGCCGCGCTGCGCGGCCGGCTGGCCATCATCACGGGCGGTCCGGGCACCGGCAAGACGTACACCGTGGCGCGGCTGCTGGCGCTGCTGCTGGCGATGGCCGGCGACGAGGCGCATGGCCTGCGCATCGCCCTGGCCGCGCCCACCGGCAAGGCCGCCGCGCGGCTGAAGCAGTCGATCGACTCGGCGCTCGACGAGCTGGCGGGCAGGCTCGGGTCGGCGCTGCCGCTGCGCGAACTGGCGGCGCGGATGGGGGCCGCGCGCACCCTGCACAGCCTGCTGGGCGCGCGTCCGGATACCCGCAGCTTCGCCTACAACGCCGGCAATCCGCTGGAAGTCGATGTGCTGATCGTCGACGAGGCGTCGATGGTGCACCTCGAGATGATGGCGGCCCTGCTGGCGGCACTGCCGCCGCATGCGCGGCTGATCCTGCTCGGCGACAAGGACCAGCTCGCGTCCGTGGAAGCCGGCGCCGTGCTGGGCGACCTGTGCGCCCAGGCCGAAAGCGGCAACTACGATGGCGCCACCTGCGACTACGTGCTGGCCGCCGCCGGCGAGACGATTCCCGCCGCGTTCCGCGAACGCGATGGCGGTCCGCTGGCGCAGCGCATCGTGATGCTGCGCCAGAGCCGCCGCTTCGGCGGCCCGATCGGCCAGCTGGCCATGGCCGTCAACCGCGGCGACAGCGATGCGGCGCGCGATGTCCTGCGCGGCGACAGCGGCGGCCGGCTGCGCTGGATCGAAGGCGCGCGTCCGGGCGACGTCCTCGCCCTGGCGCTGCAGGGCCGTCCCGGCACCGGCGCCGGCTACCGCGATTACCTGGAACGGATACAGGCCGGCCCCGGCGACGATCACGAAGCCTGGGTGCGCGACGTGCTGAAGCGCTTCGAGCAGTTCCGCCTGCTGTGCGCGGTGCGCGTCGGCGAGTGGGGCGTCGCCGGCCTGAACGAGGCGATCGAGCAGAAACTGGACAGCGCAAGGCTGATCCGCCGCCGCGGCGAATGGTACGTGGGGCGCCCCGTGATGGTGACCCGCAACGATTACGCGACGGGCGTCTACAACGGCGACATCGGCCTCACGCTGCCCGACCCGCTGCGCCCCGGCTCGCTGCGCGTGTGGTTCTCGGACGGCGAGGCGGTGCGCAGCGTGCTGGCGACCCGGCTGCGCAACGTGGAAACGGCGTTCGCGATGACGGTGCACAAGTCGCAGGGCTCCGAGTTCACGCACACGGTGATGGTGCTGCCGCCGCAGGCCAATGCCGTGCTGGCACGGGAGCTGGTCTATACGGGCATCACGCGGGCGCGGGAGTTCTTTACCCTGGTGTCGCCCAACGCGGCGGTGCTGGCCGAGGCCATCGGCGAGCGCACGCAGCGTGCGAGCGGGCTGCGGGAGGCGCTGGGAACGTGA
- a CDS encoding BLUF domain-containing protein, whose protein sequence is MSLYQLVYLSQSTRKLDKEELFALWKQAKANNGTIDVTGSLFYNGGWFMQVLEGPAPTLASLYDKIAKDPRHRDLRLLYNEPAAYRTFVRWTMNMTNLEDRQADRYEELVEVIEAAKAGRKIHALSAAVTLLNIFKS, encoded by the coding sequence ATGTCACTCTACCAACTCGTCTACCTGAGTCAATCCACCCGCAAGCTGGACAAGGAGGAATTGTTCGCACTCTGGAAACAGGCCAAGGCCAACAACGGAACCATCGACGTCACGGGCAGCCTGTTCTACAACGGCGGCTGGTTCATGCAGGTGCTCGAAGGCCCGGCGCCGACCCTCGCTTCCCTGTATGACAAGATCGCGAAGGATCCCCGTCACCGCGATCTGCGCCTTCTCTACAACGAGCCGGCGGCCTACCGCACCTTCGTGCGCTGGACCATGAACATGACGAACCTGGAAGACCGGCAGGCGGACAGGTACGAGGAACTGGTGGAAGTGATCGAGGCCGCGAAGGCGGGCCGCAAGATCCATGCCCTGTCCGCCGCGGTGACGCTGCTGAACATCTTCAAGAGCTGA
- the eutC gene encoding ethanolamine ammonia-lyase subunit EutC, giving the protein MTEPIDNRDPWHALRQFTAARIALGRTGISQPTAAQLDFQLAHARARDAVHLALDSEALARSIGAAWPEAGPCLTLHSAAASRHEYLQRPDLGRRLDEPSRALAAGARSGAGPRPHDVAFVAADGLSALAVAQNAAPFLAAMRDRLQGEHWSLAPPSVVLQGRVAVGDEVGELLGAKIVVVLIGERPGLSSPDSMGLYITWAPAVGLTDERRNCISNVRPAGLRYEDAAARLHYLLAEARTRQLTGVGLKDESGGLAALPQAGGRKFLL; this is encoded by the coding sequence ATGACGGAACCCATCGACAACCGCGACCCGTGGCACGCGCTGCGCCAGTTTACCGCCGCGCGCATCGCGCTCGGCCGCACGGGCATCAGCCAGCCCACCGCCGCGCAGCTCGATTTCCAGCTCGCCCATGCGCGGGCGCGCGATGCCGTCCATCTCGCGCTGGACAGCGAGGCCCTGGCACGGTCCATCGGGGCGGCATGGCCGGAAGCGGGCCCCTGCCTCACGCTGCACAGTGCGGCGGCGAGCCGTCACGAATACCTGCAGCGGCCCGACCTCGGCCGCCGGCTGGACGAGCCTTCCCGCGCCCTGGCGGCGGGCGCACGCTCCGGCGCCGGGCCGCGCCCCCACGACGTGGCGTTCGTCGCCGCCGACGGCCTCTCCGCGCTTGCCGTGGCGCAGAACGCCGCGCCGTTCCTGGCGGCGATGCGCGACCGGCTGCAGGGCGAACACTGGTCGCTGGCACCGCCATCGGTCGTGCTCCAGGGGCGCGTGGCGGTCGGCGACGAGGTGGGCGAGCTGCTTGGCGCGAAGATCGTCGTCGTGCTGATCGGCGAGCGGCCGGGCCTGAGCTCGCCGGACAGCATGGGCCTGTACATCACATGGGCGCCCGCCGTGGGCCTCACGGACGAACGGCGCAACTGCATTTCCAACGTGCGGCCGGCCGGGCTGCGCTACGAGGACGCGGCGGCCAGGCTGCATTACCTGCTGGCCGAAGCGCGCACGCGGCAGCTGACCGGCGTGGGCCTGAAGGACGAGTCGGGCGGGCTGGCCGCGCTGCCGCAGGCCGGAGGCAGAAAGTTCCTGCTGTGA
- a CDS encoding carbonic anhydrase produces MKATVKLVTAALAALAVTTGAGAAGTGARWEYQGKAGAAHWGELAPDFSACRQGRAQSPVNIRAARTGTHAPIGFGYRASSADIVNNGHTVQVDLADAGGIDVGGTTYRLVQFHFHTPSEEIVNDRRYPLVAHLVHKSDAGELAVVAVLFRQGRDNAALASVFANMPATAGGRHAAGADFDPAALLPARRGYYGYTGSLTTPPCSEGVRWHILKQPVEVSPVQLAAFRKLYRMNARPVQPLNGRVVVVNP; encoded by the coding sequence ATGAAAGCGACAGTAAAGCTGGTGACGGCGGCATTGGCGGCGTTGGCCGTCACGACAGGTGCGGGGGCCGCCGGTACAGGGGCCCGCTGGGAATACCAGGGCAAGGCGGGTGCCGCGCACTGGGGCGAACTGGCGCCGGATTTTTCAGCCTGCCGGCAGGGCAGGGCGCAATCGCCCGTCAATATACGCGCGGCCAGGACGGGCACGCACGCGCCGATCGGCTTCGGCTACCGTGCGAGCAGCGCCGATATCGTCAACAACGGCCACACGGTGCAGGTCGACCTGGCCGATGCCGGCGGCATCGACGTGGGCGGCACTACCTACCGGCTCGTGCAGTTCCACTTCCACACTCCGAGCGAGGAAATCGTCAACGACCGGCGCTATCCGCTGGTTGCCCACCTGGTGCACAAGAGCGACGCGGGCGAACTGGCCGTGGTGGCCGTCCTGTTCCGGCAGGGACGGGACAATGCCGCGCTGGCATCGGTGTTCGCCAACATGCCGGCAACGGCCGGCGGCAGGCACGCGGCCGGTGCCGATTTCGATCCCGCCGCGCTGCTGCCGGCACGGCGCGGCTACTACGGCTACACCGGTTCGTTGACGACGCCGCCCTGCAGCGAAGGCGTGCGCTGGCATATCCTGAAGCAGCCGGTGGAAGTCTCGCCCGTGCAACTGGCGGCATTTCGCAAGCTGTACCGGATGAACGCGCGTCCGGTGCAGCCGCTGAACGGCCGCGTGGTGGTGGTCAATCCATAG